In Argiope bruennichi chromosome 4, qqArgBrue1.1, whole genome shotgun sequence, the sequence TTGATgcctatcatttttttttccatgaaagtaCTTTTGACTATCTTAAAGAATGCATTTAGCTAACTATAATACTAATtcttaatgttaataattatttgctaaaatcttattattttacaaaagcgaaaattaaaataaaataatgttaatctatttttaatattaattaagatataTAGTGAAGTTtaactacacatttttttttgtttgttaaaatacaataaataaaatgtattcaaaaattgatcaaaagtatttatttctttgaaataattaaaaattttatttcgattatcccttttttaaatttaaatatctctcCATCGAAGAGATATCTGCATATGACCGTAATCGACTTTCGTTTTTCACTTCTTCAAACTCATTATCAGCTAGCTCTCAAGcgattaattcttaaaataacaaccaaaaatatataataccttGTCAACTTAATTTTAATAGACGAACTTATAATGTATTTCAAGGAATTATTTCCTGCCTTAGTAAGgactaaattagaaaattaatgaattaaatgaaaatgcttattttaatatttttagttttgataagaaaaaaatcatgagttttaaatttataaaaaagcttaaaataattaatttaaaataatatctgccTTTTAGTCAAAAACAGTAAAagttgtttagttaaaaaaaaattatgaaaagttatttaattttttttcatgcgtaactcctaaaaattttaaatctttataaataatattttcctttataaataattgttcaaGTTACTCAAAGTGCCCCCGATATTTGGCTGACTTTTTGGCAAGAaccaacaaaaataattaattgaaatgttatgCATTTCACCCATGCTCCATTTGAAGCCAAACGAAAATCTCGTATGTGATTTTATATATGAttcaaaaaaaatacatacaattcAAACATGTATAAAAGTGGATGTGTGtgtttatttagtttttgttgattatatgaaaaataaatttgtatccaagtaaaattattattttttattttttctattaatgaataagaaaaattatttaatgtacatttagttaattatttttactatctaattgaaatgttttatatgtttGAAGAAAGACagtttcttgttatttatttctttgttattctttcattcttttctccttaaaaaatatcatatcgtTTATAATAGAacagatatttcttttcatatgtaTCATGctttttctctctaaaagtttactttgtatttttttcagaCTATAAAGAAGGAACTTATTGGCGACCTATCATCTAAAGAATTTTCCTTACAGATGCTTCATCAGATCTCTTTTAATGATTATTCAGTGTCCAGAAAATATCTACTGAAGAAGGAATATGCAACAATATCCAATtacttgttgaaattttaaacaaaaatatatacaattatttactgTTTCGATTTTTAAcctatattatattgttataattatttttaacattttatttttttctgaaataagtaggaaaataaatgataagcagtttatttgtataatttaaataatttcttgcccaaaaattcaaaatgaatggtAACGAATACCTCGATATTGATGCTGAAATACAGGAAACACCCCCTATGGTAGAATTTGAAGACATATCTGACATCTTGAATTCTAATCTCAGCCTGAAATCTCAGGCAGGTATTCTTTGCAACAGTTCTTTGTTGAGCAATGGTACTGATTGCGGCAACATGTCTGATTATGATTATGGCCGTCACGATTACAGTGACGCTTTCGCAATGGAACATATACTCAGTATAGTAGTTCCTATTCTCTTTGGCGTTATCGTTGTTGTTGGTCTCTTTGGCAACGCCCTTGTGGTGATTGTGGTTACTTGTAACCCACAGATGCGGTCTACTACCAATCTCTTGATTATTAATCTGGCTATGGCTGATCTCCTCTTTATTGTATTCTGTGTGCCTTTTACGGCTTGGGATTATGCTCTGCCTTACTGGCCCTTCGGGGATGCCTGGTGTAGAATCGTACAGTATCTGGTAATAGTTTGTGCTTATGCCAGCATATATACGCTCGTTTTAATGTCATTAGACAGATTCTTGGCGGTGGTCCATCCCGTCACATCCATGTCAATTCGGACTGAAAAAAATGCCTACATTGCCATAGGACTCATGTGGGTTGTTATTCTTTTAAGTTGTATCCCAGCATTG encodes:
- the LOC129965897 gene encoding allatostatin-A receptor-like, with protein sequence MNGNEYLDIDAEIQETPPMVEFEDISDILNSNLSLKSQAGILCNSSLLSNGTDCGNMSDYDYGRHDYSDAFAMEHILSIVVPILFGVIVVVGLFGNALVVIVVTCNPQMRSTTNLLIINLAMADLLFIVFCVPFTAWDYALPYWPFGDAWCRIVQYLVIVCAYASIYTLVLMSLDRFLAVVHPVTSMSIRTEKNAYIAIGLMWVVILLSCIPALQSHGEMFYMFAYTEYSVCVFLATMGYNYAAFQICFFLSSYIIPLGLIFCLYMLMLKRLWFGVAPGGHMSAESVKSKKRVTRMVVVVVVIFAFCWCPIQIVLVLKSVSAFELNPANIVIQITSHILAYMNSCVNPILYAFLSDNFRKAFRKVIYCNSRYNRPQRTTHERNDRETGTCATKTTKVVNDIV